One genomic region from Tachysurus vachellii isolate PV-2020 chromosome 22, HZAU_Pvac_v1, whole genome shotgun sequence encodes:
- the LOC132838111 gene encoding endothelin-3 encodes MGMAKTSLLDLGVLILIGLTAARAKGVSLHRLVAREDNAFEPERVSTPSAPTARAHESADDHDDVVTGSSYDSLPRNRVKRCTCYTYKDKECVYYCHLDVIWVNTPERIVPYGMSSYRGSQRARRSATEGGKMQRCVCALQSDSHCNSFCGKRGRLP; translated from the exons ATGGGAATGGCCAAGACGTCGCTTCTGGATTTGGGCGTTTTGATTTTAATCGGATTAACAGCCGCACGTGCAAAAG GCGTTTCACTGCACCGGCTTGTCGCGCGCGAGGACAACGCGTTTGAGCCCGAGCGAGTCAGCACTCCATCGGCACCGACGGCACGAGCGCACGAATCCGCCGACGACCACGACGACGTCGTCACAGGATCGTCGTACGACTCTCTTCCGCGGAACAGAGTCAAGCGGTGCACGTGCTATACGTACAAAGACAAAGAGTGCGTTTATTATTGCCACCTGGACGTCATCTGGGTGAACACGCCGGA gcGCATTGTGCCATACGGCATGTCAAGTTACAGAGGATCTCAGCGTGCCCGGCGCTCTGCAACAGAAGGTGGAAAGATGCAgcgatgtgtgtgtgctctgcaaAGCGACTCACATTGCAACAGCTTCTGTGGGAAAAG GGGGCGGTTACCCTGA